The segment GACCAGGGTCAGCAGACCGCCGATACTGTAGCGGCGGGCACTGCGGAGCTGAACGATAACCACCTGCTTCTGCACCGCCTGCTCATGGTTAAGGAAGCTTAAGCCGAGCCACGCACAGGCTATGAATAGAAAGACTGCCGTAGCCGAGTAGCTGCTCATGACCGGATTAGGCTTATAGGAATAGAGAATTAATACCGCAATTATTACACCGGCAACCGGTCCGAAGAACCGCTGGGAGACTGTATAACTATGCAAAAAATAACCGATTAGCCCTTTCACCCGCGTCCACTCCCGCTCTGATCCTTGGGGTCCATCCACTCGGCCAGGTCACTTAATCCCCCGAGAGGCTTCACTGAAACTATGGAACCGCCCGCAGCAAGAATCTGCTGCAGGCAGGTATCTGACATTTTCTGTTCTACAGTCAACCCTGTACACGCTGTACCGGCGAAGTCCGGCTCCGGCAGCACTCGGATGACTCCAGGCAAGGCTTCCAGAGCCCGCTGGGCTTGTCCCGGCAGTGCTGTATAGACGATATCCACTACTGGAGCACTCTTCAGCTTCTCCGCTCCATGAATCGTCCGGAGGGTCTGCCCTTCATGTAATACATATACTGTATCCACGACAGCTTCGATGATCTGCGGTTCATGAACGGACAAGACGAGTGCCGTCCCCTCCGCCTTCAGCTCCAGCAATATTTCGATAAGCGTATCTTGTGCGGGCAGATCCAGTCCCGACATGGGCTCGTCAAGCAACAGCAGCTGCGGCCGGATGAGCAGGCTCTGGATCAGGTTGACCTTCTGCAGCATTCCCTTGGAGAAGCCTGCCAGCTTGCGGCTGCGGGAGGCTTCGAGACTGAACAGCTGCAGCAGTTCGTTAATCCGGGACCCCGAAGCCTCTTCGGAGAGTCCGGCAATCCGGCCCATACAGCGCAGATAGTCTTCGGCGGTGAGCTTCAAGCCGGGAAACGCCTCAGGTGCATAACCTGTGGTTATCGCCCGACGGTCACAGATAAGATCACCGGAGGACAGCTTCAGCAGCCCCGCGAGGATGGATAACAGCGTACTCTTGCCGGACCCGTTACGGCCGATGAGAGCCGTGGCCGTGCCGGGAAGAACCGTCATCGATATTCCGGTCAGAACCGGGCGGCTTCCATATCGCTTGCTTCCTCCGGTAATTGTAATTAGAGATGTTGCATTCGTGGCTTCCAGGCCTCCTTCCATTCGTGCATGCCTCTGGGCCGCATCGAACGGCAGCCTGATTGTTCTCTTATGTAACATTCGCCGGAATGGCTTTATTCTCCTTTTTATTTTCGTGAATCCATGAATTTCACATTGAAAAAAACCAGAACTGTGCAGAAAAAATCCGCACCCGCCCTGGTTCCTGTTAAGTATTCAATGCTATATATGTTAGTCCTAATGGGTGATGTCAGGCGTAGACTTCAACAGCTTCACTGACCAATCTGCAGGCCATGGCTGCATTGCGGCAGGCATCAATGCAATCCTGGCAATGGTTATGCTTATGACGGCTGCTTGTGTCTGCGCAGCGGTCACAGATGTCAGCACATAATTTGAGGATTTCGGCCACGAACGGGCTTTGGCGGGTCATCGCCTGAATAGCAAAGGAACAGATATCTGCGCATTCACGGTCCAGCTGGATGCTCTCCCGCAGATCGGCCAGATCATATTCCTTTAGGCTTGAGACATAGCTATAGTTACAGGCATCCATACATTTAATCAAAGCATTAATGCATTCCTGATATTGAATTCGGGTCATAGCCTTACTACCTCCTGCAATTATTATAGGGTATGCCTATGTATTAACCTGCAAGAATAAGAACGAACCATTCATAAGGAACTGCAGA is part of the Paenibacillus sp. FSL M7-0420 genome and harbors:
- a CDS encoding ABC transporter ATP-binding protein, whose product is MEGGLEATNATSLITITGGSKRYGSRPVLTGISMTVLPGTATALIGRNGSGKSTLLSILAGLLKLSSGDLICDRRAITTGYAPEAFPGLKLTAEDYLRCMGRIAGLSEEASGSRINELLQLFSLEASRSRKLAGFSKGMLQKVNLIQSLLIRPQLLLLDEPMSGLDLPAQDTLIEILLELKAEGTALVLSVHEPQIIEAVVDTVYVLHEGQTLRTIHGAEKLKSAPVVDIVYTALPGQAQRALEALPGVIRVLPEPDFAGTACTGLTVEQKMSDTCLQQILAAGGSIVSVKPLGGLSDLAEWMDPKDQSGSGRG
- a CDS encoding four-helix bundle copper-binding protein, with protein sequence MTRIQYQECINALIKCMDACNYSYVSSLKEYDLADLRESIQLDRECADICSFAIQAMTRQSPFVAEILKLCADICDRCADTSSRHKHNHCQDCIDACRNAAMACRLVSEAVEVYA